One genomic window of Quercus robur chromosome 6, dhQueRobu3.1, whole genome shotgun sequence includes the following:
- the LOC126690412 gene encoding protein PIN-LIKES 7-like: MGFWTLFEVASMPILQILLISILGAFMATEYLNLLPADARKSLNKIVFMVFTPSLMFANLAKTVTLQDIISWWFMPVNIGLTFLFGGILGWVAVKILRPKPHLEGLIIATCSSGNLGNLLLIIVPAICNEDGSPFGERSTCSSVGLSYASFSMALGGFFIWTYTYQLIRTSSNKLKALQAATEKISKTPNNDLSADAETQLLKGEDQERVAIIVSSIKSIEDSEDQVIVAQGSASGLEKENLSFWTKLIGFLHQILEELLAPPTLGAIVGLIFGAITWLRNLIIGSAAPLRVIQDSIQLLGDGTIPCITLILGGNLTQGLRSSRMKPSVIIGVLLVRYVLLPAIGIWVVKAAATLGFLPSDPLYRFVLMIQFTLPPAMNIGTMTQLFDVAQEECSILFLWTYLVAALALTVWSTIYMWILS, encoded by the exons ATGGGTTTTTGGACACTCTTTGAGGTGGCATCCATGCCAATCTTACAAATCCTCCTAATCAGTATATTGGGAGCATTCATGGCAACTGAATATCTAAATCTTCTACCTGCCGATGCTCGAAAATCCTTGAATAAG ATTGTCTTTATGGTGTTCACTCCCTCACTCATGTTTGCGAATCTGGCCAAGACTGTTACGCTCCAAGACATTATTTCATG GTGGTTTATGCCAGTAAACATCGGGCTTACCTTTTTATTTGGAGGAATTCTTGGATGGGTAGCTGTAAAAATATTGAGGCCTAAGCCTCATCTGGAAGGCCTTATCATTGCTACATGTTCATCAG GAAACTTGGGAAACCTTCTCCTTATCATTGTCCCTGCAATCTGTAATGAGGACGGGAGTCCATTTGGTGAACGTAGTACTTGTAGCTCTGTTGGACTATCATATGCATCTTTCTCCATGGCG CTGGGTGGTTTCTTCATCTGGACCTATACTTACCAGCTGATACGAACCTCGTCCAATAAACTCAAAGCACTACAAGCAGCAACTGAGAAGATCTCAAAGACACCTAATAATGATTTAAGTGCTGATGCGGAAACTCAACTTCTCAAgggagaagatcaagaacgTGTTGCTATAATTGTATCATCAATCAAGTCTATTGAAGACTCTGAGGACCAAGTA ATTGTAGCCCAGGGATCAGCCAGTGGactggaaaaggaaaatttgtcATTCTGGACTAAACTAATTGGATTTCTTCACCAGATTCTTGAGGAGCTATTGGCACCTCCAACACTAGGAGCT ATTGTGGGACTCATCTTTGGGGCAATTACATGGCTGAGAAACCTAATAATTGGAAGTGCTGCCCCCCTGCGGGTGATCCAAGACTCCATTCAATTACTTGG GGATGGGACAATTCCTTGTATCACTCTTATACTAGGAGGCAACCTCACTCAAG GCCTACGCTCGTCTAGAATGAAGCCGTCAGTCATCATTGGAGTGCTTTTAGTTCGGTACGTTCTACTTCCTGCAATCGGTATTTGGGTTGTTAAAGCAGCTGCAACTCTTGGCTTCCTCCCCTCAGACCCTTTGTACCGCTTTGTGTTAATGATTCAGTTCACCCTGCCTCCTGCCATGAATATTG GAACCATGACCCAACTGTTTGATGTGGCTCAAGAAGAGTGTTCAATTCTATTTCTATGGACATACTTGGTTGCGGCTCTTGCACTCACAGTTTGGTCAACAATCTACATGTGGATTCTGTCTTGA